CTTAGCCTTAGTTCTCTTAATACTCCTGAACCTTTCTGTAGCACAGGATCTCTACTCAGAATTTCTAGCAGAACAGCTAAAAACCTTAGATTACAAAAACAAGGCCATAGTTGTAGGCAAAGGCAAGAAGGAAATGATTACCTTCATGAACGTGGATTGCCCACACTGTAGAAAAGAATGGAAGGAGTTAAAACCACATTTAAGGAAGCTAAAACTTTACGTGTTCCTGGTACCCTTTGAGAAGTGGCCAGGAAACACAGAAAAGACTGCTTACGTTCTGTGTTCAAAGGACAAAGTAAAGACCTTAGACATGGTACTCTCTGGAAAGTTTGACGGAAAGC
The DNA window shown above is from Thermocrinis minervae and carries:
- a CDS encoding DsbC family protein translates to MFLALVLLILLNLSVAQDLYSEFLAEQLKTLDYKNKAIVVGKGKKEMITFMNVDCPHCRKEWKELKPHLRKLKLYVFLVPFEKWPGNTEKTAYVLCSKDKVKTLDMVLSGKFDGKQLPKTSCELLQEHTKAAQQLGVKGVPYNIILPEYKVIEGYSHNLLKALGL